A stretch of the Ensifer sp. PDNC004 genome encodes the following:
- a CDS encoding TetR/AcrR family transcriptional regulator, whose protein sequence is MTEAHRRKKQPEQVRQQLLEVAARLSHEQGVAGITLDAVSQAAGVSKGGLLHHFPNKLALLDGLFDDLVTRFDREIEAAMARDPAEKGRFTRAYIDVCFALDPATEVPGWRMLTIALIAEPHLKSRWRDWVSRRSAEFAETDGSVSCVLARFACDGVWLADLMQSHDLDAEARIGLVENLKALSAQ, encoded by the coding sequence ATGACCGAAGCTCATCGCCGCAAGAAACAGCCGGAACAGGTGCGTCAGCAATTGCTGGAGGTTGCCGCACGCCTTTCGCACGAGCAGGGGGTGGCCGGCATCACGCTCGACGCCGTGTCGCAGGCGGCCGGGGTCAGCAAGGGCGGGCTGCTGCACCACTTTCCGAACAAGCTCGCGCTTCTCGACGGGCTGTTCGACGATCTGGTGACGCGGTTCGATCGTGAGATCGAGGCGGCGATGGCGCGCGACCCGGCAGAGAAGGGGCGCTTTACCCGCGCCTACATCGACGTCTGCTTCGCGCTCGATCCCGCGACCGAGGTGCCGGGTTGGCGCATGCTGACGATCGCGCTGATTGCCGAGCCGCATCTGAAGAGCCGCTGGCGCGACTGGGTCAGCCGGCGATCGGCGGAGTTTGCGGAAACGGACGGCTCGGTCAGCTGCGTTCTTGCGCGCTTTGCCTGCGACGGTGTGTGGCTCGCGGATCTGATGCAGAGCCACGATCTCGATGCCGAGGCACGGATCGGTCTTGTTGAAAATCTCAAGGCGCTTTCGGCGCAATAG
- a CDS encoding substrate-binding domain-containing protein gives MKLREFAQQLGLSPTTVSRALSGYPEVSEKTRKRVAEEATRLGYRPNINAVRLATGRAGAIGVVMGRSGEFHFSEFMGGLAERLGTEDIDILVSPMDDKNPTGEIQLYSRLAVSGRVDAVIVHSPEPNDERIALLHKLGMPFLVHGRSDIDVPHAWLDIDNEGAIRRATSHLIDLGHRRIAMINGRQGRTFSLHRDKGYRDALQARGIPFDPRLVAHGNFTDELGFRFARSFLEQTPRPTAFVAGSMMTALGIYRAARSMGLEIGREVSVIAHDDVFPYLTADNMVPSLSATRSSMRAAGARSADLVLQLLSGRPTEEVHELWPVELILRESTAPPPPDK, from the coding sequence ATGAAGCTGAGGGAGTTCGCACAACAACTGGGCCTTTCGCCGACAACGGTCAGCCGAGCGCTGAGCGGTTACCCCGAAGTCAGCGAAAAGACGCGCAAGCGCGTGGCCGAAGAGGCAACCCGCCTCGGCTATCGCCCGAACATCAACGCGGTGCGGCTCGCCACCGGCCGCGCTGGCGCGATCGGCGTCGTCATGGGCCGCTCCGGCGAGTTCCATTTCTCCGAATTCATGGGGGGCCTTGCCGAACGGCTCGGCACCGAGGATATCGACATTCTCGTCAGCCCGATGGACGACAAGAACCCCACGGGCGAAATCCAGCTCTATAGCCGGCTTGCCGTCAGCGGCCGCGTCGACGCCGTGATCGTGCACTCGCCCGAACCGAATGACGAGCGCATCGCCCTGCTCCACAAGCTCGGCATGCCCTTCCTGGTGCACGGCCGCTCCGATATCGACGTGCCGCACGCCTGGCTCGACATCGACAACGAGGGCGCGATCCGCCGCGCGACCTCGCACCTCATCGATCTCGGCCACCGCCGCATCGCCATGATCAACGGCCGGCAGGGCCGCACGTTCTCGCTTCACCGCGACAAGGGGTATCGCGACGCGCTTCAGGCGCGCGGCATACCCTTCGATCCGCGCCTCGTCGCCCATGGTAACTTCACCGACGAACTCGGTTTCCGCTTCGCGCGCTCGTTCCTGGAACAGACGCCCCGCCCGACCGCCTTCGTCGCCGGCTCGATGATGACGGCACTCGGCATCTACCGCGCGGCACGATCCATGGGCCTGGAGATCGGCCGCGAGGTCTCGGTCATCGCCCATGACGACGTCTTCCCTTACCTCACGGCGGACAACATGGTGCCGTCGCTTTCGGCGACGCGCTCTTCGATGCGCGCGGCCGGCGCCCGCTCGGCCGACCTCGTGCTGCAGCTTCTCTCAGGCCGGCCGACCGAAGAGGTTCACGAACTCTGGCCGGTCGAACTGATCCTCAGGGAATCGACTGCGCCCCCTCCGCCGGACAAATGA
- a CDS encoding DUF423 domain-containing protein — MSHSGFRATTLFVAGLMGLTGVVSAAAASHGDDPRLLAGISAMCLAHAPALVALYAAWPHFRTAAVAALLIAAGTALFSADLAMRHVAGHGLFPMSAPLGGTTIMAGWLAVSLGAFLPKKTA; from the coding sequence ATGTCGCACAGCGGATTTCGCGCAACGACGCTATTTGTTGCCGGCTTGATGGGCCTGACCGGCGTTGTCAGCGCGGCCGCCGCTTCGCATGGCGACGACCCGCGGCTGCTTGCCGGCATTTCGGCGATGTGCCTCGCCCACGCCCCGGCATTGGTGGCGCTTTACGCAGCCTGGCCACACTTTCGAACGGCAGCCGTTGCCGCACTCCTGATCGCGGCCGGCACGGCGCTGTTCTCCGCCGACCTTGCCATGCGCCATGTTGCGGGCCACGGCCTCTTCCCGATGTCCGCTCCGCTTGGCGGCACGACGATCATGGCAGGCTGGCTCGCCGTTTCGCTCGGCGCCTTCCTGCCGAAAAAAACGGCCTGA
- a CDS encoding ABC transporter substrate-binding protein: protein MTTTLNVLSFCAAIVVAGTAGAAELSLAANTTGKNVHFIREQLDIFEKQTGHKVSLVTMPPSSSEQFSQYRLWLAAGNKDVDVYQTDVVWAPQLADQFVDLTEAAKDVVGQHFPSIIASQTVNGRLVALPVFTDAPALFYRKDLLEKYGKTPPKTWDELAATAKEIQEKERAAGQADLWGYVFQGNAYEGLTCNALEWVKSSGGGQIVEPDGTISINNEKAAAAIDRIKGWVGTISPQGVLAYQEEESRGVWQTGNSVFMRNWPYAYALGNGDDSAVKGKFAVAPLPTATDGDQPSSTLGGWNVAVSKYSDDQEAAIALAKFLSSAEVQKRRAIELSNLPTVAALYDDADVAKAQPFMPAWKPIFESAVPRPSAVTKVKYNEVSAKFWNAVHNSLSGNGTAAENLELLEVELTEMKGDNW, encoded by the coding sequence ATGACAACCACGCTCAATGTGCTGAGTTTTTGTGCCGCAATCGTTGTAGCCGGGACGGCTGGCGCCGCCGAGCTTTCGCTCGCCGCCAACACGACCGGCAAGAACGTCCATTTCATTCGCGAACAGCTGGACATTTTCGAGAAGCAGACCGGGCATAAGGTGAGCCTGGTCACCATGCCGCCATCGAGCAGCGAGCAGTTCAGCCAGTACCGGCTGTGGCTTGCCGCCGGAAACAAGGATGTCGACGTCTACCAGACCGATGTCGTCTGGGCGCCGCAACTGGCCGACCAGTTCGTCGATCTGACGGAAGCTGCAAAGGACGTCGTCGGACAGCACTTTCCGTCGATCATCGCCTCGCAGACGGTGAACGGTCGCCTCGTGGCCTTGCCGGTTTTCACCGACGCGCCGGCACTGTTCTATCGCAAGGATCTGCTCGAAAAATACGGCAAGACGCCGCCGAAGACCTGGGACGAGCTGGCGGCGACCGCCAAGGAAATCCAGGAGAAGGAGCGGGCCGCTGGCCAGGCCGATCTCTGGGGCTATGTCTTCCAGGGCAATGCCTATGAAGGCCTGACCTGCAATGCACTCGAATGGGTCAAATCGTCGGGCGGTGGCCAGATCGTCGAGCCGGATGGCACGATCTCGATCAACAACGAGAAGGCGGCTGCAGCGATCGACCGCATCAAGGGATGGGTCGGCACGATCTCGCCGCAGGGCGTGCTTGCCTACCAGGAGGAGGAATCGCGCGGCGTCTGGCAGACCGGCAACTCCGTCTTCATGCGCAACTGGCCCTATGCCTATGCACTCGGCAACGGCGACGACAGCGCGGTGAAGGGCAAGTTCGCCGTCGCACCGCTGCCGACGGCCACCGATGGCGACCAGCCGTCGTCGACGCTTGGCGGCTGGAACGTCGCCGTCTCCAAATATTCCGACGACCAGGAAGCTGCGATTGCGCTCGCCAAGTTCCTGTCGTCGGCCGAGGTGCAGAAGCGCCGGGCAATCGAGCTTTCCAACCTGCCGACGGTTGCAGCACTCTACGACGACGCGGATGTCGCCAAGGCCCAGCCGTTCATGCCGGCCTGGAAGCCGATCTTCGAAAGCGCGGTGCCGCGCCCGTCCGCCGTTACCAAGGTCAAATACAACGAGGTTTCCGCCAAGTTCTGGAACGCGGTGCACAACTCGCTCTCCGGCAACGGTACGGCCGCAGAAAATCTCGAACTGCTCGAAGTCGAACTCACCGAGATGAAGGGCGACAACTGGTGA
- a CDS encoding globin produces MAEPETTTLYEAIGGDPTVRALTRRFYELMDTLPEAARCRAVHPPDLSGSEEKFYEYLTGWLGGPPIYVEKRGHPMLRRRHFVAEIGPQERDEWLLCFTRALEETIEHPKLRQIILDPITRLALHMQNKE; encoded by the coding sequence ATGGCGGAACCGGAAACCACGACCCTCTATGAAGCCATCGGCGGCGACCCGACGGTTCGCGCGCTGACGCGCCGCTTCTACGAGCTGATGGACACGCTGCCGGAAGCGGCGCGCTGCCGCGCCGTGCATCCGCCCGACCTCTCCGGCAGCGAAGAGAAGTTCTACGAGTACCTGACCGGCTGGCTCGGCGGACCGCCGATCTACGTCGAAAAGCGTGGCCATCCGATGCTGCGCCGCCGCCATTTCGTCGCCGAGATCGGGCCGCAAGAGCGGGACGAGTGGCTGCTCTGCTTCACCCGGGCGCTTGAGGAAACCATCGAGCATCCAAAACTCAGGCAGATCATCCTCGACCCGATCACCCGTCTCGCCCTTCACATGCAAAACAAGGAATGA
- a CDS encoding SMR family transporter — MNPAMLYTVLVAAIVFEVLGTSAMQAAQHFTRLGPTVMMVVCYAIAFFFLSYTLRFIPVGIAYAVWSGLGIVLISLVGYFAFGQKLDLAAILGLGLIIAGVLVLNLFSKSTFH, encoded by the coding sequence ATGAACCCCGCTATGCTCTATACCGTCCTGGTTGCAGCGATCGTTTTCGAGGTGCTCGGCACCTCGGCGATGCAGGCAGCGCAGCACTTTACGCGGCTGGGGCCGACGGTGATGATGGTGGTCTGCTACGCGATCGCCTTCTTCTTCCTGTCCTACACGCTGCGCTTCATCCCCGTCGGCATCGCCTACGCGGTCTGGAGCGGTCTTGGCATCGTCCTGATTTCGCTCGTCGGCTATTTCGCCTTCGGGCAGAAGCTCGATCTGGCGGCCATCCTCGGTCTCGGCCTGATCATCGCCGGCGTGCTTGTCCTCAACCTCTTTTCCAAGTCGACCTTCCACTGA
- a CDS encoding antibiotic biosynthesis monooxygenase, whose translation MFVAMNRFRIAIGHEEAFEAVWKGRDSSLSEMPGFVSFHLLRGDSVPEEGYTLFVSNSVWKDRDSFSAWTKSDNFRAAHKNAGENKAMYLGPPKFEGFSSVEGA comes from the coding sequence ATGTTTGTTGCCATGAACCGTTTCCGTATCGCCATCGGCCATGAAGAGGCTTTTGAGGCAGTGTGGAAGGGGCGGGATTCCAGCCTTTCGGAAATGCCCGGTTTCGTTTCCTTCCACCTCTTGCGCGGCGACAGCGTGCCGGAGGAGGGCTACACGCTCTTCGTCTCGAACTCGGTCTGGAAGGACAGGGATTCGTTTTCCGCCTGGACGAAGTCGGACAACTTCCGCGCGGCGCACAAGAATGCCGGTGAGAACAAGGCGATGTATCTCGGTCCGCCGAAGTTCGAGGGTTTTTCGTCCGTCGAAGGCGCCTGA